The sequence agggccagggatcctgagcagatttttttcACTTGAGCATAGTGTCCTATGTGGGGCATATTCTTGTTCCTCTCAAGCAGTGGAGACACCTGGAAATTCTACCTGAgaattattttttcatttatggTATATAGATTTCCAAAACAGCATAGTAGCAAAAATAGTATATATCTGCTCAGCACATATTTGAAAACAGTTTTTTTCGTAAAatgacccctcccctccaagatgGCTGTTCTTCTGCTTAAACCTGGAACAGGTATAACTATTTGATAGTACCAAGACTGGAGAGCTATTATGGTCAAGAATAATAGACTCTGAAATCTTTCTCTGTAAACATATGATGGTTTATTGTTTTCCAAATCTCTTCAGAAAGTCAGGGAAGCAGTTGTCTGAATTACAAAGCTTGGTTGAGGACATAATTGGCAATGGACTTGACAGCCAGCACAATCTCTTGACAAGTTGGCTTGATCTGGGATTCGGGGAGGAGGAAGCCATACTTGCCCTTGTCACGAAGCTCAAAGGCAAAGGAGTATTTGATGCCTTGACTGTAGGCCCAATCTTCAGAACAGCCTGATGAAGGATCTGTAAAAACATTGATCGTCAAATTAGATCAGGCTACAGAGGTAGTGTACAGGAAACGGTGAGTTGGATCTTCTGATTCCCTTTTACCAAGTCTTTCCCcatcagaaaaagagagaagtttTTCTCCCTTGAATGAAAATTTAGCAGAAGACACAAAGGTTCCAACTTGGTTTAAACATCACAGAATCTAACTAAATTTAGCCTTAGTTACTGAATCCTACATAATTATTTAGCAGGCATCTCAAATACAGTAAGATCTAAAATATTTTTGCATCAACTAGTTCAGGGCTTAGCCATGGTATTCACACACTCTGAAGATAACCTCCTAGTTATTCTCAAGGATCAAATTTGTCTTTAAGAGCACATGAGATCCAATGTGAGTAGAAAAAAGGTaaaaattgaatattaattagGTAATTTGCATATTAGGTCACATCCCCTACCACACCAACCTTGCCAtgacaccaaaagtgatgtcaACAGGCCATACCCCCTGGCATGTCACCAAGTTTGGCATATTTTGGGCAAACCGCTTTCTGAGTCACCAGAAGTAACGTCAAACAGCTGCTACCTTCCCCCTGCCACAtcaccagaagtggtgtgatgcaTAGGCCAGCCCCTTCCTTTCTGCATCACAAGAAGTGATGTGACCAGGCCACACCCTCTCTACATCTCTGGAAAAGATGGGACACTTCATATATTAATAGGACAGTTTCCATATTCAACTGCATCCCTTCCCCATCACCAGAAATGATACATCTAACACCACCCATTCCTAACCATCACTGGATATTCCCCAACACCAGCCCTTCCCCATTACCTGGAGAAAGGATGTCCTTTCTCCAGTGTCACCTACTGCATGCCACAGTGCCCTACTTTTACAtatggagaaccccctgaagctATTGAACACATTTCTTCAAAATTGGTTATATTTATAAATTGATACAATCACATCTttcacagaaaaatgaaaaactctTACATATTGTAATTGCCGATGATCCATATTTATATTCTTTACTGTACAGACTGGATATAGCTTTGACAGCTTCCTTTGCAACTTCATTCTGATTTCAAACAAATAAAGCAAATCCTGTTTCTTATAAGTCAAAATACATTAGAGCAAATAGCTGTATCTTTAATTGGCCAGCAAAACGGCTTTTGTCATTGTAGTGGAAAAGGCTTACAAAAGGCTTCCAAGGTTCTCCTTTAAGGTTTACAGAGAAGCACATTATCCAGGCCATGTCCCAGCAGTGTTTCCACTTTGTAGGGCTACCAACTCCCTCCTCTGTTTGAATTTACATGTGAGGTATAGGCAAAATGGTAccagtggatgggggggggggagcaaaatggatggtttaaatgggaaataaaatactttatttttgaatttcaaaatgccttgtgAATGCTATTTAAGTTAAAGCAGGCATCTGATCCTTCCCTTAAGTTCCTGGGCTCAGCCAACAGTCAAAATCTCGTACTGtggcagggtgggacagccagaattctccagcaaagaagaaaaaacatcATTAGGGCATCTCAATCAGTAAATGGAAGGAAAAacggagggaaaatcttgcctctgagaggGAGAAGCTGATGGGGCCATCAGAAATCCATTGATTAGGATCGTAGCAGAACGTTCAAAGGAGCAAAGTGTCAATTCTAatagtttacacacacacaaatacgaCATTCGCTTGCAAATGATGAAAGGATAATAGACATTTCTATCGTCTATCACTCCCCCATTTTAAAATACCAATTGAAAGATAGCAGCCCcaccaattcattcattcattcattcattcattcattcattcattcattcattcattcattcattcattcattcattcattcaatcaatttACAGACTGACCCTCtccacaagcaggcttggggcggtttacatcaaGAACGGCCCTGATGCACATTATTTATctgatttttaaagttattataAAGTCCGTATAAAAAGATCTTGGAAAAGTGGAACcatttgtatttgtataccaGCTCATTGTGGTCAGGTGTCTCTTCATAGGTGTAGCCATAAGGGAACAGCAGCATCTGAGAGTAAGAATGCATAGTTAGGTAGGCCTTGATTGAAGAAAGATGGTTACGGATAAAAGTTGTCACTGCTTTTGTTTCTGGTTCTGACTCTGCAAAAGACCCGCAGTAGGTTTCCTTACATGGATTTTTGGAAGAATCCACAGCTGTTGATGAAAATAATATTTGCATTCAATTACTTGTAATGTGATTCACACGAACAGAATTAATTAGGTGACTCTGAAAACAGAAGTAGCTACTTTGGAATGAAAGGAAGGGGTCACCTAACCCTGATGCCCCTCCTTAAGCAAAGGCTAAGAGGCTAGAACAGGGTTGCCATGACTTTCTTTAAAAGTGTATAAAGCAGAGCTGTTCACAGCATTCACCTATGTAATCCAGTGGTTGTCTTGACCTCTGCCAGTAAGCTTGCATTCGTATTCAAGTACTATGTCTGGCACAGTAATTTGAAAGCCGCCCAGCAAACATATGATCACAGTATACCTGTCCAGTGATTATTCTGCCCCAGGAGTGGTGACAATAGCAAGCTGACACATGTGCCTTGCTGGAATTGCCCCAGCGTAGCTTCTGGCCATGGAGAATGGGCATGCATTGCTGACCTcagcagctccaggaactgcttcAACTCATCGTGTCTCAACAGAGGCTGGGAATGTTCCATGATTGGGGGTGGCAGCTAAGTCTGGGGAGCCCCATGAGATGCAAAGCTgagctgtttaggattgcaccacaACCCACCAGTCGTCCTAGAAACGTTACTTACTGCTCCACGCAAGATCAAAATTCCTGTTGAGGTCAACTCCGACACAGTCACTGCTGGATGTGTTGGAACGACTCTTTCTCCACAAGCGATTCTACTTGACATAATGATTGAGAATCTTAAAATCAGTATATGGTGGCCTATTATCTCCTTATACCATCTTTATATCAATAAGAATGTGAGTTCAAAGAAAACCACCTGGTGCCtacaaataatagaatcatagttgaCATAGTTGACATATTCTTATGCTTATTCTGCAAACCTTCTCcacactctatagcaggggtagtcatggcaggggcttatgggaattgtagtccatggacatctggagggccgcactttgactacccctgctctatagataCAGAGAACTTTGCAATCAGGAAAACCACTTTCCTTCCTGGCCTCTTGGATTTTAGGGTCTACTTTATGTACAGGGCTACataatgcaaacttaaatggactccggggaatggtagaggacaggaaggcctggaggatcattgtccatggggtcgcgatgggtcggacacgacttcgcacataacaaatgTACATAAAGGAAAAACTTGTTATACTGAGAAACAGTTAAGTCCCAATTAAGTGTACGTAGGATGTATGATTAAAATTTCAAAGGCTGCAGACCTAAGGGCACTTTCCTGAGAGGAAGGTCTTTTGAAGAAAATGTATTTAAGCATATGAAAGATTTGTTTCCCCCTTAAGGGataccataaaaaaaaaaaggggggggagtatCTTATATTCCATAcaaattaattattttgtttatatagCAATTTTAGTAGATGAGTCATCATCCTTGCAAGTAAATAGATTTTGGGCATCCTCCCAAGGCCAGCCTTAGCAACTGAGCAtggtttgttattgttgttagttgtgaagttgtgtccaacccatcgcaaccccatggacagtgatcctccagaccttcctgtcctctaccattccccagagtccatttaagctcgcaccgactgcttcagtgactccatccagccacctctgtcgtccccttcttcttttgccctcaatcgctcccagcattaggctcttctccagggagtccttccttctcatgatgtggccaaagtatttgagtttcattgagCATGGTTATGTTCCATCTATTACTCTTTGTTATCTGTCTTCCCTGTCCTACCTCTGTGGACACTGAGGAAGCACGctggattcccctttcctctgctcTGTCCCCCCCACCAGGTTAGACTGACCAATTGGTGATGGGTGACATAGATGACAGGGTCCTTCTTCAGGAGGAAGGGGGCGGGCGGGAATCTGAACCTGACTCttccagaaattcccactctcaGTTCTCATTGCTCCTGTGTTTCCCACAGTGGTGGGTTTGAGGAGAAGGCCTGACAGAGGGCTGCTTTCTTGTGACTCCTTTTCTCTCCTGGGCTGAGaacaggtggggggagaagggaggtcaccaccccccaccctccccaacacTGCCTCCCAGTTCTGCAACTGTTCAGACAGGTGGTGTcatggagatgggggtggggggtgggggttgtcaAATCCAGGtaaggaaacttctggagatttggggatggatcctaggAAACACAGGGATCTTGAGGCCAGAGCATCaatttcctccagaagaactgatcattgtagtatggagatgagctgtaatttctggggatAGACGAGTGGCAGCAAGCTGATGAAGTGAACGCTGCATCATGAATGCTTATGTTGGCATAAACTTTGTTATTCTTTATGGTGTCAATGAACTTCAATTTAATTTTCAAAGTAAGATTTTGGTAGCTAAAACGAGACTTCGCTGCAGGAAACTATGCCATTCATTCTTCTTGGAACAGTGTTTGAGAGAATCATGAATGGATTTAATTAATGGTTTACTGTGTATGTTTTGTTGTAGCTAGCATTTATAATTTATTCCTGGTACTGTTTTCACACCAAGTCAGGAGCACTATAAAAA is a genomic window of Paroedura picta isolate Pp20150507F chromosome 8, Ppicta_v3.0, whole genome shotgun sequence containing:
- the LOC143843117 gene encoding mast cell carboxypeptidase A-like isoform X4, with the translated sequence MHIVDQMEVDFHVSADQSNIVQTLMEKNKIQYEVLFPNLQEVIEKQVRKETNSTSRHSYTKYNEWHKISAWTAKIAKENPKLVSRIQIGNTFEKRPMYLLKVGKESGRRKAIFMDCGIHAREWISPAFCQWFLKEATRTYGKDKNMTNILDKMNFYILPVFNIDGYIWSWTQNRLWRKSRSNTSSSDCVGVDLNRNFDLAWSTVDSSKNPCKETYCGSFAESEPETKAVTTFIRNHLSSIKAYLTMHSYSQMLLFPYGYTYEETPDHNELNEVAKEAVKAISSLYSKEYKYGSSAITIYPSSGCSEDWAYSQGIKYSFAFELRDKGKYGFLLPESQIKPTCQEIVLAVKSIANYVLNQAL